A window of Christiangramia forsetii KT0803 contains these coding sequences:
- a CDS encoding pirin family protein, translating into MRTKTVELVASPREPHFVGDGFRVHNFIPSGFRMDMQRMSPFIMLDYNSTYNFPPSEKPKGVGVHPHKGFETVTLAYKGKVAHHDSSGGGGVIGEGDVQWMTAASGVLHKEYHEEVWSKTGGDFQMVQLWVNLRAKDKKSDPKYQAIKYEDINRYKLQDDVGIIEVIAGEYNGTKGAASTFTPIHMFNAKLKKGGKADFQFPAAYNTVLLVLEGSIIVNGKEETPTDHLALMANDGETFEIEAKDDAVVLVLSGEPINEPIAAQGPFVMNTREELIQAFNDFNTGKFGYLED; encoded by the coding sequence ATGAGAACTAAAACAGTAGAGCTAGTAGCAAGTCCAAGGGAGCCTCATTTTGTGGGCGACGGGTTTCGGGTACATAATTTCATACCAAGTGGTTTTCGGATGGATATGCAGCGAATGAGCCCGTTTATTATGCTGGACTATAATTCGACCTATAATTTTCCACCTTCAGAAAAACCAAAAGGGGTTGGAGTCCATCCACATAAAGGTTTTGAGACCGTAACGCTTGCATATAAAGGTAAGGTTGCCCATCATGACAGCAGTGGTGGTGGGGGTGTAATAGGCGAAGGTGATGTTCAATGGATGACCGCGGCCAGTGGAGTATTGCACAAAGAATACCACGAAGAAGTATGGAGCAAAACAGGTGGTGATTTTCAAATGGTACAACTTTGGGTGAACCTGCGCGCCAAAGACAAAAAAAGCGATCCCAAATACCAGGCTATAAAATATGAAGATATCAACCGCTATAAATTGCAGGATGACGTTGGAATTATTGAAGTTATTGCAGGCGAATATAATGGCACTAAAGGAGCGGCTTCAACTTTTACACCCATACATATGTTCAATGCCAAATTGAAAAAAGGAGGAAAGGCAGATTTTCAATTTCCGGCAGCGTATAATACGGTACTTCTGGTCCTGGAAGGAAGCATTATTGTTAACGGGAAAGAAGAAACTCCAACAGATCACCTGGCATTAATGGCTAATGATGGCGAAACTTTTGAAATCGAAGCAAAAGATGATGCCGTGGTACTGGTTCTTAGTGGTGAACCTATCAATGAACCCATTGCTGCCCAGGGTCCTTTTGTAATGAACACCAGGGAAGAATTGATACAAGCCTTCAATGATTTTAATACCGGGAAGTTTGGTTATTTAGAGGATTAA
- a CDS encoding GNAT family N-acetyltransferase translates to MAEIKREDNGKKGRFIIDEDGEVAGEMTYTWAGKTKFIIDHTGVEDKFEGKGFAKQLVMAGVDFARKNDVKIIPLCPYAKSRFDRDRSIGDVLA, encoded by the coding sequence ATGGCGGAAATAAAACGAGAAGACAATGGTAAAAAGGGAAGATTTATCATTGATGAGGATGGTGAAGTTGCAGGAGAAATGACGTATACCTGGGCCGGAAAAACAAAATTTATAATTGACCATACCGGAGTAGAAGATAAGTTTGAAGGGAAAGGCTTTGCCAAACAATTGGTAATGGCCGGTGTTGATTTTGCCCGGAAGAACGATGTAAAAATTATTCCGCTTTGTCCATATGCAAAAAGTAGATTTGATAGAGATAGAAGTATAGGAGATGTTTTGGCGTGA
- a CDS encoding pirin family protein: MSNTELIIKERAADIGNFMVGRLLPFRQKRAVGPFTFIDHMGPARMSKDENLDVPPHPHIGLSTLTYLFEGSIVHKDSLGSEVEIKPGSVNWMTAGKGVVHSERTPGYLRDSDKTLHGLQIWVALPKNLEQMQPTFAHFEEKDIPHWSEQGAQFKLIAGKAFGKVSPVPVHSELYFIEIKSKEKQQINIGKELYGESALYILEGSVTADGHHYGTKQILVAKESTLCSFDMEPNTTLYVFGGIPFEEERFLYWNFVNSDKEVIEKAKKDWKDQNLKAFPKVPGDEEEYVPLPKPRKL; encoded by the coding sequence ATGTCGAATACAGAATTGATTATAAAAGAACGTGCAGCCGATATTGGTAATTTTATGGTCGGTCGTTTGTTACCGTTCCGGCAGAAACGGGCCGTTGGACCTTTTACTTTTATTGACCATATGGGGCCAGCCAGAATGAGCAAGGATGAAAATCTCGATGTTCCGCCACACCCACATATTGGATTGTCTACCCTTACATATTTATTTGAAGGATCAATTGTACATAAAGATAGTTTAGGTTCTGAGGTGGAAATTAAACCTGGTTCGGTAAACTGGATGACTGCAGGAAAAGGGGTGGTACATTCAGAAAGAACACCTGGATATTTACGAGATTCAGATAAGACTTTACACGGATTGCAAATTTGGGTGGCATTACCTAAAAATTTAGAGCAAATGCAACCCACCTTTGCTCATTTTGAAGAGAAAGATATTCCACATTGGAGCGAGCAAGGCGCGCAATTTAAGTTAATTGCTGGCAAGGCTTTTGGAAAAGTTTCCCCGGTTCCTGTTCATAGCGAGTTGTATTTCATTGAGATAAAAAGTAAGGAAAAACAACAGATAAATATAGGGAAAGAGCTCTATGGGGAAAGCGCTTTGTACATTTTAGAAGGGAGCGTAACTGCTGATGGACATCATTATGGTACTAAACAAATTTTAGTTGCCAAGGAAAGTACATTGTGCTCCTTTGACATGGAACCAAACACAACGCTCTATGTTTTTGGAGGAATTCCGTTTGAAGAAGAACGTTTTCTATATTGGAATTTCGTGAACTCTGATAAGGAGGTTATTGAAAAAGCTAAAAAGGACTGGAAAGACCAGAATCTGAAAGCTTTTCCGAAGGTGCCTGGAGATGAAGAGGAATATGTGCCTCTACCAAAACCACGCAAATTATGA
- a CDS encoding TMEM175 family protein has protein sequence MKTGRLEAFSDGVLAIIITIMVLEMKVPEGAGFDVLKPILPVFLTYILSFIYLGIYWNNHHHLLQAVNKVNGKILWANLNLLFWLSLFPFVTGWMGENHFETNPTALYGMVLFLAALAFKIFVYYVIKNEGKESNVGKVYSNDIKLNISLLLYLTGSAISFLQPFLGLLIYLVAALLWVLPDKRIEQTFKK, from the coding sequence ATGAAAACAGGAAGATTAGAAGCCTTTAGCGATGGCGTTTTGGCCATTATCATCACTATAATGGTATTAGAAATGAAAGTTCCGGAAGGTGCCGGTTTTGATGTCTTAAAGCCAATTCTGCCTGTTTTTCTCACCTATATTTTGAGCTTTATTTACTTAGGAATTTACTGGAACAACCACCATCACCTACTACAAGCCGTTAATAAGGTAAATGGGAAAATTTTGTGGGCGAACCTGAATTTATTGTTTTGGCTCTCTCTTTTTCCATTTGTTACAGGTTGGATGGGAGAAAATCATTTTGAAACCAACCCAACCGCATTGTATGGGATGGTTTTATTCCTGGCTGCTCTGGCATTCAAAATATTTGTTTATTACGTTATAAAGAATGAAGGCAAAGAATCGAATGTAGGGAAAGTTTACAGTAATGATATAAAGTTGAATATTTCACTTTTACTATACTTAACTGGTAGTGCCATATCATTTTTACAACCATTCCTAGGCCTCTTAATATATTTAGTCGCTGCTCTTCTGTGGGTGTTACCAGATAAAAGAATTGAACAAACATTTAAAAAATAA
- a CDS encoding polysaccharide lyase family 7 protein, translating to MKFFKLSFKSFLILGLVLSLNSCADNAKKNKEEKEKTNEKAEVYPSDVISFMDEWSILLGNGTRTEELEDFKHKDFFYVENEYNTEWVVYKTPNSGVTSKTSSNTRTELGQLEHWTPEEGGKLTGTLKVMHVSTSGDARVAASYSVVVGQIHSDEGHENEPLKIFYKKFPGHTKGSVFWNYEINTKGDNSERWDYSTPVWGHDMSVIGSAPDAYPEEPENGIELGEEFSYEINVHKGTMYLTFKSEGHETKTFTKNLLKSEFARTEDIPQQILTLYESIGRDGIEREEAYSGELNYFKQGAYNQTNGKSPEENLVWSTGADIYEGDIAKQYANGDYAEVWFKDATVGAGSSPEED from the coding sequence ATGAAATTTTTTAAATTATCGTTCAAATCTTTTTTAATACTCGGTTTAGTCTTATCACTAAATAGTTGTGCAGATAATGCCAAAAAAAACAAGGAGGAAAAAGAAAAAACTAATGAAAAAGCCGAAGTTTATCCAAGCGATGTAATCTCTTTTATGGATGAATGGAGTATCCTTTTAGGTAATGGTACTCGTACAGAAGAATTGGAAGATTTTAAGCATAAGGATTTTTTCTATGTCGAAAATGAATACAATACAGAATGGGTTGTGTATAAAACACCTAATTCTGGTGTTACCTCTAAAACCTCAAGCAATACGAGAACGGAATTAGGCCAATTAGAACACTGGACTCCTGAAGAGGGAGGGAAATTAACCGGCACACTAAAAGTAATGCATGTTTCCACTTCCGGGGATGCCAGGGTCGCTGCTTCTTATTCAGTAGTAGTGGGTCAGATTCATAGCGATGAAGGTCATGAAAACGAACCTCTGAAAATCTTTTATAAGAAATTTCCAGGACACACGAAAGGTTCTGTGTTCTGGAACTATGAAATTAATACGAAAGGTGATAATTCAGAACGATGGGATTATTCCACCCCGGTTTGGGGACATGACATGTCTGTTATAGGTTCAGCCCCTGATGCCTATCCTGAAGAACCTGAAAATGGTATTGAACTGGGGGAAGAATTCAGCTATGAAATAAACGTACATAAGGGAACCATGTATCTTACTTTTAAAAGTGAAGGCCACGAAACCAAAACCTTTACCAAAAACCTGCTAAAATCAGAATTTGCAAGAACTGAAGATATTCCACAGCAAATATTAACCTTATATGAATCAATAGGTCGTGACGGAATAGAACGTGAGGAAGCATATTCAGGGGAATTAAATTACTTTAAACAAGGAGCTTATAATCAAACTAACGGAAAATCCCCGGAAGAAAACCTGGTTTGGAGCACGGGAGCAGATATTTATGAAGGTGATATCGCCAAACAATATGCCAATGGAGACTATGCAGAAGTTTGGTTTAAAGATGCAACGGTAGGAGCAGGTTCATCACCTGAGGAAGATTAA
- a CDS encoding sugar phosphate isomerase/epimerase family protein, with product MNMPRREFIKNVGAAVIAMPWITSPFSIFNFDKSDDPLEVHLFSKHLQFLDIKEAARIAAKLGFEGLDLTVRPKGHILPENVETELPQAIQDIKEAGSSCKMITTTISDVKNTDDLKIIKTAAENGVEFYRSDWFKYHKDRSMQESIDIYQQQINELGEVNKQYGITGCYQNHAGTSIGSTFWEVKQLLETVNPDWFGTQYDIRHAMVDGGLSWENGLRLLKDHIKTIVLKDFKWKKTNGKWEVVNVPIGEGMVDFKSYFKLLKDYDLKPPVSLHLEYPLGGAEKGKSEITVDKQFVFDAMQKDLATVQQLWQEA from the coding sequence ATGAACATGCCAAGAAGAGAGTTTATAAAAAATGTAGGCGCGGCAGTAATCGCTATGCCCTGGATCACATCTCCGTTCAGTATATTCAATTTTGATAAGTCTGATGATCCTTTAGAAGTCCATCTCTTCTCTAAACATTTGCAGTTTTTGGATATAAAAGAAGCTGCCAGAATTGCAGCGAAATTAGGATTTGAAGGGTTGGACCTGACCGTGCGCCCCAAAGGTCACATCTTACCTGAAAATGTTGAAACTGAATTACCTCAAGCCATACAGGATATAAAAGAAGCCGGATCGTCCTGTAAAATGATCACCACTACCATAAGTGATGTTAAGAATACAGATGATTTAAAAATTATCAAAACAGCTGCGGAGAATGGAGTAGAGTTTTATAGAAGCGATTGGTTCAAATATCATAAAGACAGATCCATGCAGGAGTCTATCGATATCTACCAGCAACAAATCAACGAGCTTGGGGAGGTAAATAAACAATACGGCATTACTGGCTGTTATCAAAACCATGCGGGCACAAGTATCGGTTCTACTTTCTGGGAGGTAAAACAACTTCTGGAAACGGTTAATCCAGATTGGTTCGGGACCCAATACGACATTCGTCATGCCATGGTAGATGGTGGCTTATCCTGGGAGAATGGTCTTAGGTTACTGAAAGACCATATAAAAACGATCGTTTTAAAGGATTTTAAATGGAAAAAAACAAACGGTAAATGGGAAGTTGTGAATGTGCCGATAGGCGAAGGGATGGTAGACTTCAAAAGTTATTTTAAACTTCTGAAAGATTATGATTTAAAACCTCCTGTTTCTTTACATCTGGAATATCCTCTGGGTGGAGCTGAAAAAGGAAAATCTGAAATTACCGTTGATAAGCAGTTTGTTTTTGATGCCATGCAAAAAGACCTGGCCACCGTGCAACAATTATGGCAAGAAGCTTAA